From the genome of Zalophus californianus isolate mZalCal1 chromosome 6, mZalCal1.pri.v2, whole genome shotgun sequence, one region includes:
- the SIX1 gene encoding homeobox protein SIX1, with protein MSMLPSFGFTQEQVACVCEVLQQGGNLERLGRFLWSLPACDHLHKNESVLKAKAVVAFHRGNFRELYKILESHQFSPHNHPKLQQLWLKAHYVEAEKLRGRPLGAVGKYRVRRKFPLPRTIWDGEETSYCFKEKSRGVLREWYAHNPYPSPREKRELAEATGLTTTQVSNWFKNRRQRDRAAEAKERENTENNNSSSNKQNQLSPLEGGKPLMSSSEEEFSPPQSPDQNSVLLLQGNMGHARSSNYSLPGLTSSQPSHSLQAHQHQLQDSLLGPLTSSLVDLGS; from the exons ATGTCGATGCTGCCGTCGTTCGGCTTCACGCAGGAGCAAGTGGCGTGCGTGTGCGAAGTTCTGCAGCAAGGCGGGAACCTGGAGCGTCTGGGCAGGTTCCTGTGGTCGCTCCCCGCCTGCGACCACCTGCACAAGAACGAAAGCGTGCTCAAGGCCAAGGCCGTGGTTGCCTTCCACCGCGGGAACTTCCGCGAGCTCTACAAGATCCTGGAGAGCCACCAGTTCTCGCCTCACAACCATCCCAAGCTGCAGCAACTGTGGCTGAAGGCGCACTACGTGGAGGCCGAGAAGCTGCGCGGCCGGCCGCTGGGCGCGGTGGGCAAATATCGGGTGCGCCGAAAATTCCCACTGCCGCGCACCATCTGGGACGGCGAGGAGACCAGCTACTGCTTCAAGGAGAAGTCACGGGGCGTGCTGCGCGAGTGGTACGCGCACAACCCATACCCCTCGCCTCGTGAGAAGCGGGAGCTGGCGGAGGCCACTGGGCTCACCACCACCCAGGTCAGCAACTGGTTTAAGAACCGGAGGCAAAGAGACCGGGCCGCCGAGGCCAAGGAAAG GGAGAACACCGAAAACAATAACTCCTCCTCCAACAAGCAGAATCAACTCTCTCCTCTGGAAGGGGGCAAGCCGCTCATGTCCAGCTCAGAAGAAGAATTCTCACCTCCCCAAAGTCCAGACCAGAACTCGGTACTTCTGCTGCAGGGCAATATGGGCCACGCCAGGAGCTCAAACTATTCTCTCCCTGGCTTAACCTCCTCGCAGCCCAGCCACAGCCTGCAAGCCCACCAACATCAGCTCCAGGACTCCCTGCTGGGCCCCCTCACCTCCAGTCTGGTGGACTTGGGGTCTtaa